One window of the Benincasa hispida cultivar B227 chromosome 3, ASM972705v1, whole genome shotgun sequence genome contains the following:
- the LOC120072784 gene encoding protein NRT1/ PTR FAMILY 2.8-like isoform X1, translating into MDNENRHSSSDAPRKKTARGGWRAVRFILGNETFEKLASMSLIGNLVLYLHTMYNLDNVASAYVFQIWGGTTNFAPLAGAFLADAYLGRFYTLLFGSIASFLGMGVLSLGAGLPQMRPPPCISGESSCPQPQPWQLGFLYLGLGLIVVGAGGIRPCNISFGADQFDTNTEKGRAKLESFLNWWYLLFSIALVIALTIVVYVQTNISWTLGFAIPTACFVVSILIFLSGRRFYVCKAPQGSVFSDLAKVVVAMFRKRKIPKPNQIDHLHNPPMNSCKLAHTDRFLVFDKAATVVDSSIELDEEGKSKDEWRLCSVHQVEQFKCVVGIIPVWLAGIACFISMQQMGSFGILQAIQMNRFIGPHFQIPPAWMSLTPMIALSIWIYIYEKYVEFMKKKTHSNKRFSMKTRIEIGIVMSVLCMVVAGLLEKLRRDAAVENKSFVSPLHVWMLIPEFALSGLTEAFAAIAVMELLTTHLPESLRTVAGAIFFLSLSLASYLSSVLMGIVSKIGRMEAGEMQWLGGNDLNKNRLDYFFYVVGGIAALNFFYFRFFAAGFLPSPDVDPRQKAHQRQLEDAELGRR; encoded by the exons ATGGACAATGAGAACCGTCATTCTTCTTCAGATGCTCCTCGGAAAAAAACAGCTCGCGGTGGATGGAGagccgtgagattcatacttg GGAATGAAACGTTCGAGAAACTGGCATCGATGAGCTTGATTGGTAATTTGGTATTGTATTTGCACACAATGTATAATTTGGACAATGTAGCTTCGGCTTATGTGTTTCAAATCTGGGGTGGTACCACCAATTTTGCTCCCCTTGCTGGCGCTTTTCTTGCCGATGCTTATTTGGGAAGGTTTTACACTCTCCTCTTTGGCTCCATTGCCTCTTTTCTG GGCATGGGAGTGCTGTCACTAGGCGCAGGCTTGCCTCAAATGAGACCTCCACCCTGCATCAGTGGTGAATCCAGTTGCCCACAACCTCAACCATGGCAACTCGGCTTCCTCTACCTCGGCCTCGGACTAATCGTCGTCGGAGCCGGAGGTATACGGCCTTGCAACATCTCCTTCGGCGCCGACCAATTCGACACCAACACTGAAAAGGGCAGAGCCAAACTCGAAAGCTTCTTAAACTGGTGGTACTTGCTCTTCTCCATCGCCCTTGTCATAGCACTAACCATCGTCGTATATGTCCAAACCAACATCAGTTGGACCCTCGGCTTCGCCATTCCGACTGCCTGCTTCGTCGTATCGATCCTCATCTTCCTCTCTGGCCGTCGTTTTTACGTCTGCAAAGCACCACAAGGCAGTGTCTTTTCAGACTTAGCAAAAGTCGTCGTAGCGATGTTCCGAAAGCGAAAAATCCCAAAACCAAATCAAATTGATCACTTACATAACCCTCCAATGAATTCATGTAAGTTAGCTCACACAGACAGGTTTTTGGTATTTGACAAAGCGGCTACAGTGGTTGATTCCTCCATTGAATTAGACGAAGAAGGGAAATCAAAGGACGAATGGAGATTATGTAGTGTTCATCaagttgaacaatttaaatGCGTAGTTGGGATTATCCCTGTTTGGTTAGCTGGAATTGCATGCTTTATCTCAATGCAACAAATGGGTTCATTTGGGATTTTACAAGCCATTCAAATGAACAGATTTATAGGACCTCATTTCCAAATCCCACCAGCTTGGATGAGTTTAACTCCCATGATTGCTCTATCAATTTGGATTTACATTTACGAGAAATACGTCGAATTCATGAAGAAAAAAACCCATAGCAACAAACGTTTCTCCATGAAAACAAGAATTGAAATTGGGATTGTGATGTCGGTTCTATGTATGGTGGTAGCTGGACTTCTGGAGAAGCTCCGCCGTGATGCGGCAGTCGAGAATAAGTCGTTTGTATCGCCGTTACATGTTTGGATGTTAATACCAGAGTTTGCTCTGTCTGGATTAACAGAGGCATTTGCTgcgattgcggtgatggagctTTTGACGACGCATTTGCCGGAGAGCCTGAGGACAGTGGCCGGAGCGATATTTTTCTTGAGTTTGTCGTTGGCGAGTTACTTGAGCTCTGTTTTGATGGGGATAGTGAGCAAAATAGGGAGAATGGAAGCAGGAGAAATGCAATGGCTTGGAGGAAatgatttgaataaaaataggCTCGATTATTTCTTCTATGTAGTTGGTGGGATTGCAGCTTTGAATTTCTTCTACTTTCGATTCTTTGCTGCTGGGTTTTTACCAAGCCCCGATGTTGATCCGCGGCAGAAGGCACATCAAAGGCAGTTAGAGGACGCAGAATTGGGTCGTAGATAA
- the LOC120072784 gene encoding protein NRT1/ PTR FAMILY 2.8-like isoform X2 yields the protein MGVLSLGAGLPQMRPPPCISGESSCPQPQPWQLGFLYLGLGLIVVGAGGIRPCNISFGADQFDTNTEKGRAKLESFLNWWYLLFSIALVIALTIVVYVQTNISWTLGFAIPTACFVVSILIFLSGRRFYVCKAPQGSVFSDLAKVVVAMFRKRKIPKPNQIDHLHNPPMNSCKLAHTDRFLVFDKAATVVDSSIELDEEGKSKDEWRLCSVHQVEQFKCVVGIIPVWLAGIACFISMQQMGSFGILQAIQMNRFIGPHFQIPPAWMSLTPMIALSIWIYIYEKYVEFMKKKTHSNKRFSMKTRIEIGIVMSVLCMVVAGLLEKLRRDAAVENKSFVSPLHVWMLIPEFALSGLTEAFAAIAVMELLTTHLPESLRTVAGAIFFLSLSLASYLSSVLMGIVSKIGRMEAGEMQWLGGNDLNKNRLDYFFYVVGGIAALNFFYFRFFAAGFLPSPDVDPRQKAHQRQLEDAELGRR from the coding sequence ATGGGAGTGCTGTCACTAGGCGCAGGCTTGCCTCAAATGAGACCTCCACCCTGCATCAGTGGTGAATCCAGTTGCCCACAACCTCAACCATGGCAACTCGGCTTCCTCTACCTCGGCCTCGGACTAATCGTCGTCGGAGCCGGAGGTATACGGCCTTGCAACATCTCCTTCGGCGCCGACCAATTCGACACCAACACTGAAAAGGGCAGAGCCAAACTCGAAAGCTTCTTAAACTGGTGGTACTTGCTCTTCTCCATCGCCCTTGTCATAGCACTAACCATCGTCGTATATGTCCAAACCAACATCAGTTGGACCCTCGGCTTCGCCATTCCGACTGCCTGCTTCGTCGTATCGATCCTCATCTTCCTCTCTGGCCGTCGTTTTTACGTCTGCAAAGCACCACAAGGCAGTGTCTTTTCAGACTTAGCAAAAGTCGTCGTAGCGATGTTCCGAAAGCGAAAAATCCCAAAACCAAATCAAATTGATCACTTACATAACCCTCCAATGAATTCATGTAAGTTAGCTCACACAGACAGGTTTTTGGTATTTGACAAAGCGGCTACAGTGGTTGATTCCTCCATTGAATTAGACGAAGAAGGGAAATCAAAGGACGAATGGAGATTATGTAGTGTTCATCaagttgaacaatttaaatGCGTAGTTGGGATTATCCCTGTTTGGTTAGCTGGAATTGCATGCTTTATCTCAATGCAACAAATGGGTTCATTTGGGATTTTACAAGCCATTCAAATGAACAGATTTATAGGACCTCATTTCCAAATCCCACCAGCTTGGATGAGTTTAACTCCCATGATTGCTCTATCAATTTGGATTTACATTTACGAGAAATACGTCGAATTCATGAAGAAAAAAACCCATAGCAACAAACGTTTCTCCATGAAAACAAGAATTGAAATTGGGATTGTGATGTCGGTTCTATGTATGGTGGTAGCTGGACTTCTGGAGAAGCTCCGCCGTGATGCGGCAGTCGAGAATAAGTCGTTTGTATCGCCGTTACATGTTTGGATGTTAATACCAGAGTTTGCTCTGTCTGGATTAACAGAGGCATTTGCTgcgattgcggtgatggagctTTTGACGACGCATTTGCCGGAGAGCCTGAGGACAGTGGCCGGAGCGATATTTTTCTTGAGTTTGTCGTTGGCGAGTTACTTGAGCTCTGTTTTGATGGGGATAGTGAGCAAAATAGGGAGAATGGAAGCAGGAGAAATGCAATGGCTTGGAGGAAatgatttgaataaaaataggCTCGATTATTTCTTCTATGTAGTTGGTGGGATTGCAGCTTTGAATTTCTTCTACTTTCGATTCTTTGCTGCTGGGTTTTTACCAAGCCCCGATGTTGATCCGCGGCAGAAGGCACATCAAAGGCAGTTAGAGGACGCAGAATTGGGTCGTAGATAA
- the LOC120072628 gene encoding mitochondrial substrate carrier family protein B, whose product MNMEARVGVVVEGGQQALNSAHDGGARKYLHQQGQNKPSLNQQPQIGTVQQLLAGGIAGAFSKTCTAPLARLTILFQVQGMHSDIAAMKKASIWHEASRIINEEGFRAFWKGNLVTIAHRLPYSSVNFYAYEQYKKFLHSLIRERYPGNASADLLVHFSGGGLAGITAASVTYPLDLVRTRLAAQRNTIYYRGIWHAFHTIFREEGFLGMYKGLGATLLGVGPSIAISFSVYESLRSFWQSRRPNDSTVMVSLACGSLSGIASSTATFPLDLVRRRKQLEGAGGRARVYNTGLYGIFKHIVQTEGLKGLYRGILPEYYKVVPSVGIVFMTYETLKTVLSQISSRS is encoded by the exons ATGAATATGGAAGCTCGAGTTGGTGTGGTGGTCGAAGGAGGACAGCAGGCTCTTAATTCTGCTCACGACGGCGGGGCCAGGAAATATTTACACCAACAAGGCCAGAACAAACCCTCGTTGAACCAGCAACCGCAGATTGGCACGGTGCAGCAGCTTCTAGCCGGTGGTATCGCGGGTGCCTTTAGCAAGACATGTACGGCGCCTCTTGCTCGCCTTACTATCCTCTTTCAG GTGCAAGGTATGCACTCTGATATTGCTGCAATGAAGAAAGCCAGCATTTGGCATGAAGCTTCACGTATCATCAATGAGGAGGGATTCCGGGCATTTTGGAAAGGCAATCTGGTCACAATAGCTCACCGCCTACCTTATTCTTCTGTCAATTTCTATGCTTATGAACAATACAAGAAG TTTCTGCACTCATTGATTAGGGAAAGATACCCGGGCAATGCCAGCGCAGATCTTCTTGTGCATTTTTCTGGTGGTGGTTTGGCTGGAATAACTGCTGCCTCTGTTACGTACCCACTGGACCTTGTTAGGACCAGACTTGCAGCACAG AGAAATACCATTTATTACAGAGGCATTTGGCACGCATTCCATACCATTTTCCGGGAAGAAGGTTTCTTAGGCATGTATAAAGGGCTCGGAGCAACCTTGTTG GGTGTTGGACCAAGTATAGCTATAAGCTTTTCAGTGTATGAAAGCTTGAGATCATTTTGGCAATCTCGAAG GCCGAACGACTCCACTGTAATGGTCAGTCTTGCATGCGGTAGTCTTTCAGGCATAGCATCATCAACAG cTACGTTTCCTTTGGATCTTGTAAGACGAAGGAAACAATTGGAAGGTGCTGGTGGTCGAGCCCGTGTTTATAACACTGGGTTGTATGGAATATTTAAACACATTGTGCAGACAGAAGGTCTAAAAGGTTTGTACCGAGGGATTCTTCCAGAGTACTATAAGGTTGTGCCAAGTGTAGGCATCGTCTTCATGACGTACGAGACTCTGAAAACAGTTCTGTCACAAATTTCCTCCCGTTCATAG